One region of Flavobacterium sp. KACC 22763 genomic DNA includes:
- the cysC gene encoding adenylyl-sulfate kinase translates to MILIQFTGLSGSGKTTLAENVRHLLLQNNYEAEIVDGDVYRQTICKDLGFSKEDRCENVRRLFNVGRSLIEENKIVLMSVINPYENVRSELRAFEFVKTVFLDCSIANLIERDPKGLYKRALLPDHDQNKIRSFTGISDVFEIPEKADLVLKTDSETVSVSANKLYNFIISNLNF, encoded by the coding sequence ATGATTTTAATTCAATTTACAGGGCTTTCTGGTTCAGGAAAAACAACATTGGCTGAGAATGTCAGGCATCTGTTGCTTCAGAATAATTACGAAGCAGAGATAGTAGATGGCGATGTTTATAGGCAGACAATCTGTAAAGATTTGGGATTTTCTAAAGAAGATCGATGCGAAAATGTACGACGTCTTTTTAACGTTGGTAGAAGTTTGATCGAGGAAAATAAAATCGTTTTGATGTCAGTTATAAATCCCTATGAAAATGTTAGAAGTGAATTAAGAGCTTTTGAATTTGTAAAAACAGTATTTCTAGATTGTTCTATTGCTAATTTAATAGAAAGAGACCCGAAAGGATTATACAAAAGAGCTTTACTTCCAGACCATGATCAAAATAAAATTAGAAGTTTTACGGGGATAAGTGATGTTTTTGAAATTCCAGAAAAAGCAGATTTAGTATTAAAAACAGATTCTGAAACGGTTTCGGTTTCTGCCAATAAACTATACAATTTTATAATTAGCAATTTAAATTTTTAA
- a CDS encoding SIR2 family NAD-dependent protein deacylase, producing the protein MKKKLVVLTGAGISAESGIKTFRDSDGLWEGHDVMEVATPEGWHKNQELVLDFYNKRRQQLKEVNPNLGHIILAELEKDFDVQIITQNVDDLHERAGSTNVLHLHGELLKVRSTQNKNLILDWTEDLLTGDFDANGHQLRPHIVWFGEEVPALEEAIDITETADYFAVIGTSLQVYPAAGLISYTPSTTPVFYIDPKPISIPNLRNKVETIAKFASEGVADLREKLLNLEKTT; encoded by the coding sequence ATGAAAAAGAAACTTGTTGTTTTAACAGGAGCAGGAATCAGTGCCGAAAGCGGCATTAAAACTTTTCGCGATAGCGATGGTTTATGGGAAGGACACGATGTGATGGAAGTTGCCACTCCAGAAGGCTGGCATAAAAATCAAGAGTTGGTTTTAGATTTTTATAATAAAAGACGCCAACAGTTAAAAGAAGTAAATCCGAATTTGGGTCATATTATTTTGGCTGAATTGGAAAAAGACTTCGACGTGCAGATTATCACGCAAAATGTTGACGATCTTCATGAACGCGCAGGAAGTACAAACGTTTTGCATTTGCACGGAGAATTACTAAAAGTACGAAGCACTCAAAATAAAAACCTGATTTTAGATTGGACAGAAGATTTGCTTACTGGAGATTTTGATGCAAACGGACATCAATTGCGCCCACATATTGTTTGGTTTGGTGAAGAAGTTCCTGCACTCGAGGAAGCCATTGACATTACTGAAACTGCAGATTATTTTGCTGTAATTGGAACTTCGCTTCAAGTTTATCCTGCTGCTGGATTAATTTCTTATACTCCAAGCACAACTCCTGTTTTTTATATAGATCCGAAACCTATTTCAATTCCGAACCTTCGCAATAAAGTTGAAACCATTGCCAAATTTGCTTCAGAAGGAGTTGCCGATTTAAGAGAAAAATTACTGAACTTAGAAAAAACAACATGA
- a CDS encoding sulfotransferase family protein — MKNMQHLISNWIPIKLIEKENEVYFEWIYLSDIPFADPFFDETIAKCRSHSYNSKRFKLISTVENLIDWSKELDFVELKGLIFHVSRCGSTMLSQSLATSSENIMVSEAPIIDEILRSDAFNENTKTILLESVIRLLGQKRFEEQKNLIVKLDAWSIFKASYLRSVFPEIPFALLYRNPGEVLRSHQKQAGMHMVPNIIPSSVFGIASKEIQELSLQQYQALVLEKYFQGFLDFYEIDSNVIMLNYNDGMKNVIERFISFIDVDFSENEINLMLERLKKHSKNENAVFTGDSYKDDLLSVDLVQLNVLHKKLNSNFIADLAE; from the coding sequence ATGAAAAATATGCAGCATCTTATTTCAAATTGGATTCCGATTAAATTGATTGAAAAAGAAAATGAAGTCTATTTTGAATGGATTTATCTTTCAGACATACCTTTTGCAGATCCTTTTTTTGACGAAACAATTGCAAAATGCAGAAGTCACAGCTATAATTCAAAGCGGTTTAAATTAATAAGTACGGTTGAAAATCTTATTGATTGGTCTAAAGAACTCGATTTTGTAGAATTGAAAGGATTGATCTTTCATGTATCAAGATGTGGATCTACCATGTTGAGTCAGTCCTTGGCAACTTCGTCTGAAAATATAATGGTTTCTGAAGCACCTATTATTGATGAAATTTTAAGAAGTGATGCTTTTAATGAGAATACAAAAACAATTTTGCTGGAATCGGTTATTAGATTGCTTGGACAGAAGAGATTTGAAGAACAAAAGAATCTTATTGTAAAATTGGACGCGTGGAGTATTTTTAAGGCTTCTTATCTTAGGTCTGTTTTTCCTGAAATTCCTTTTGCGTTATTGTATCGAAATCCAGGAGAAGTTTTAAGATCGCATCAAAAGCAAGCTGGGATGCATATGGTGCCAAATATAATTCCGTCAAGCGTTTTTGGAATTGCTTCTAAAGAAATTCAAGAGCTGAGTTTACAGCAATATCAAGCTTTGGTTTTAGAAAAGTATTTTCAAGGTTTTCTGGATTTTTATGAAATTGACAGCAATGTAATTATGCTCAATTACAATGATGGAATGAAAAATGTCATTGAACGATTTATATCTTTTATTGATGTCGATTTTTCTGAAAATGAAATAAATCTAATGTTGGAACGTCTTAAAAAACATTCTAAAAATGAAAATGCTGTTTTTACGGGAGATTCATATAAAGATGATCTTTTGTCTGTAGATTTAGTTCAGCTCAATGTATTACACAAAAAACTTAATAGCAATTTTATTGCAGATTTGGCAGAGTGA
- a CDS encoding TrmH family RNA methyltransferase yields MIDLDYLAFLENILTENRKANFLKVLENRTKHFTVAVEDVYQMHNTSAVMRSCEVFGIQELNVIEQRFGKRIDKEIALGAQKWVDINRFDSVSGCLSDLRSKGYQIIATTPHEKDCMLEDFDITKPSALFFGTEKEGLSKEIMDNADGFLKIPMVGFTESLNISVSAAIIIQSLTNRLRRSDIDWKLSEEEILVKRLDWAKNSIRDIKRIEARYYQDNPK; encoded by the coding sequence ATGATTGATTTAGATTACCTCGCATTCTTAGAAAATATATTGACTGAAAACAGAAAAGCTAATTTTTTAAAAGTACTAGAAAATAGAACAAAACATTTTACAGTTGCAGTAGAAGATGTTTATCAGATGCATAATACAAGCGCGGTAATGCGAAGCTGTGAAGTTTTTGGAATTCAAGAGTTAAATGTAATCGAGCAGCGTTTTGGAAAAAGAATCGATAAAGAAATTGCTTTAGGTGCGCAAAAATGGGTTGACATCAATCGATTTGATTCAGTTTCAGGATGCCTTTCTGATTTAAGAAGTAAAGGGTATCAAATTATTGCAACAACTCCGCACGAGAAAGACTGTATGTTGGAAGATTTCGATATTACAAAACCAAGCGCCTTATTCTTCGGAACTGAAAAAGAAGGTTTGTCAAAAGAAATTATGGACAACGCCGATGGTTTCTTAAAAATACCAATGGTTGGTTTCACAGAAAGTTTAAATATTTCTGTTTCTGCCGCAATTATCATTCAAAGCTTAACGAACAGACTTAGAAGATCTGATATCGATTGGAAATTGTCTGAAGAAGAGATTTTGGTAAAAAGATTAGATTGGGCTAAAAATTCAATTCGAGATATTAAAAGAATTGAAGCTCGTTATTACCAAGATAATCCTAAATAA
- a CDS encoding TonB-dependent receptor, with amino-acid sequence MKKIYFTLLIIGQCVFAQNKTEQDTTKQELENVFVTANRTATLRKETPVAISKLTAKTINETKATAVYEIINKTPGVLMVNLGNEQHMMSIRQPMTTNAYYLYLEDGLPIRPMGIFNHNALLEINQYNLQSIEVVKGPVSSLYGPEAVGGTINLISIKPPVDPEFKFGIQADNYGYRRFQAAGGATIGKVGFHIAGISSLQENGWMTYSDYNKDNLNARIDYNISPSTRLISNTMYGKYYSDMSGTVNEEAFNNRTYKSTSDFTYRKSDALRTRLTLEHDWNSNSNSYITAYLRDNKLGQNPSYGIKWSPTVNPTTAKGEVNSNNFKSYGAIGQHTQKFDFLNTKLVAGALYDYSPVTYWSYVIDLKANLNPGQPGKQTVDSYEIIAEHPDSKLSDYTADIFNTAGYAQISFNPIEKLIVTVGGRYDNMKVNYDNAIDLSTGSKVYDKFTFKAGANYNPVEFAGFYGNYSQGFAPPGITSIFRAKPGTGGTSGVPAEFYYNLKPADFDNYEIGGWLSFFENKLNLDYAFYYMEGKNELLNIKLPDNSTDYRSAGETRHKGIEFGASYKPSKQFNIRLGGTYAQHTYIDFKLSDKPSDPIQDLNGKEMPSAPKWSGNSEVSYYPNWLPNLRTSLEWQLVGSYYQDQINTVKYDCYNIFNARIGYQWKKIEVYGNVLNLTDKLYAYNVTRTNVANAQPTYTAAAPRTFVFGIQYNFSLKK; translated from the coding sequence ATGAAAAAAATATACTTTACCCTATTAATCATAGGGCAATGTGTCTTTGCACAAAACAAAACCGAGCAAGACACAACAAAGCAAGAACTTGAAAATGTTTTTGTAACGGCAAATCGTACAGCAACTTTGAGAAAAGAAACTCCAGTTGCGATCAGTAAATTGACTGCAAAAACTATCAATGAAACCAAGGCTACAGCAGTTTACGAAATCATAAATAAAACTCCCGGAGTCTTGATGGTAAATCTAGGAAACGAACAGCACATGATGTCTATTCGTCAGCCTATGACCACAAATGCTTATTATTTATATCTGGAAGACGGATTGCCAATTCGTCCAATGGGAATTTTCAACCACAATGCATTATTGGAAATAAACCAATACAATCTGCAAAGTATTGAAGTTGTAAAGGGTCCTGTTTCTTCTTTATACGGACCAGAAGCTGTTGGCGGAACTATCAATTTAATTTCGATAAAACCTCCAGTTGATCCTGAATTTAAATTCGGGATTCAAGCTGACAATTATGGCTACAGAAGATTTCAGGCCGCAGGTGGCGCCACAATTGGAAAAGTTGGTTTTCATATTGCAGGGATTTCAAGTTTACAGGAAAATGGCTGGATGACCTATTCTGATTACAATAAAGATAATCTGAATGCTAGAATTGATTACAACATCTCGCCTTCTACCCGACTGATCAGCAATACGATGTACGGAAAATATTATTCTGACATGAGCGGAACTGTTAATGAAGAAGCTTTCAACAACAGAACTTACAAAAGCACTTCTGATTTTACTTATAGAAAATCTGATGCTTTGCGAACTCGTTTAACATTAGAACATGACTGGAATAGCAATTCAAACAGTTACATTACCGCTTATTTGCGTGACAATAAATTAGGTCAGAATCCGTCATACGGAATCAAATGGAGCCCGACTGTAAATCCAACAACAGCCAAAGGTGAAGTAAATTCAAACAACTTTAAAAGTTACGGTGCAATAGGACAACACACTCAAAAATTTGATTTTTTAAACACCAAACTTGTTGCCGGAGCTTTATACGATTATTCTCCTGTAACCTATTGGTCGTATGTAATTGATTTAAAAGCCAATTTGAATCCAGGACAGCCAGGAAAACAAACGGTAGATTCGTATGAAATTATTGCCGAACATCCTGATTCTAAACTTTCAGATTATACAGCTGATATTTTTAACACTGCGGGTTATGCGCAAATCAGTTTCAATCCAATTGAGAAATTAATTGTTACTGTTGGCGGACGTTATGACAATATGAAAGTGAATTATGATAATGCAATTGATCTTTCTACAGGAAGCAAAGTATATGACAAATTTACTTTTAAAGCTGGAGCTAATTACAATCCTGTAGAATTTGCGGGGTTTTATGGCAATTATTCTCAAGGTTTTGCGCCTCCAGGAATTACTTCAATTTTCAGAGCTAAACCGGGAACTGGCGGCACATCAGGCGTTCCTGCCGAATTTTATTATAACCTGAAACCTGCAGATTTTGATAATTATGAAATTGGCGGATGGCTTTCTTTCTTCGAAAATAAGCTAAACCTTGATTATGCTTTTTATTATATGGAAGGCAAGAATGAATTGCTAAACATCAAACTTCCAGACAATTCAACCGATTATCGTTCAGCTGGAGAAACCCGTCATAAAGGAATCGAATTTGGCGCTTCATACAAACCATCAAAACAATTCAATATTCGTCTTGGCGGTACATATGCGCAACATACTTATATTGATTTTAAACTTTCAGACAAACCATCCGATCCGATTCAAGATTTAAACGGAAAAGAAATGCCATCGGCTCCAAAATGGTCAGGAAATTCAGAAGTGAGTTATTATCCAAACTGGCTTCCAAATTTAAGAACATCACTAGAATGGCAACTTGTGGGCAGTTATTATCAAGATCAGATTAATACCGTAAAATATGACTGCTACAATATTTTCAATGCACGAATTGGTTATCAATGGAAAAAAATTGAGGTTTACGGAAACGTGCTAAATCTTACTGATAAATTGTACGCTTACAATGTTACCAGAACCAATGTTGCCAATGCTCAGCCTACTTATACAGCTGCCGCGCCAAGGACTTTTGTGTTCGGAATTCAATATAATTTTTCATTAAAAAAATAA
- the secA gene encoding preprotein translocase subunit SecA — MSFINSIIKVFVGDKSQKDVKALQPYLNKIKTFETPLMSLSNDELRGRTVYFKDKIKEARADKDAKIASLKAEVENIEDIDKREDIYDAIDALEKEAYEISEKTLLEILPEAFSVVKETARRFKENSHIEVTATPKDREFSATKTYITIEGDKAIWANKWNAAGKDITWDMIHYDVQLIGGMVLHEGKVAEMQTGEGKTLVATLPLYLNALTGNGVHLVTVNDYLAKRDSTWKAPLFEFHGLSVDCIDNHQPSTEQRKKAYDADITYGTNNEFGFDYLRDNMAHSPSDLVQRKHNFAIVDEVDSVLIDDARTPLIISGPVPQGDRHEFNELKPKIENLVAQQRQLANGFLAEAKKLIKEGNTKEGGFLLLRAYRSLPKNKALIKFLSEEGIKQLLQKTENQYMQDNNREMHKVDEALYFVIEEKNNQVELTDNGIKYLSGDTDADFFVLPDIGTEIAAIEKQKLDKDAEAEAKERLFQDFGVKSERIHTLTQLLKAYALFEKDVEYVIMDNKIMIVDEQTGRIMDGRRYSDGLHQAIEAKENVKIEAATQTFATVTLQNYFRMYNKLAGMTGTAVTEAGELWQIYKLDVVEIPTNRGIARIDKEDYIYKTTREKFNAVIEDVTELSQAGRPVLIGTTSVEISELLSRMLKMRGITHNVLNAKMHKQEAQIVEEAGKAGVVTIATNMAGRGTDIKLSPEVKAAGGLAIVGTERHDSRRVDRQLRGRSGRQGDPGSSQFYVSLEDNLMRLFGSERVAKVMDRMGLKEGEVIQHSMMTKSIERAQKKVEENNFGVRKRLLEYDDVMNSQREVVYKRRRHALFGERLKLDIANMLYDTCELIVSNNKVANDFKGFEFDLIRYFGITSPISEADFTKLNDIEVTGKVYKEALAFYTEKTERSAREAFPIIKGVYEEPNNHFERIVVPFTDGIKTLNVVTDLKKAYDSEGAQLIADFEKNITLSIVDEAWKKHLRKMDELKQSVQLAVHEQKDPLLIYKLEAFNLFRGMLDNVNKEVISFLFKGDLPAQNVPEIHEAREVARPKENLQLSKDEIPNSESINREAGETQQRQVTETIVRDMPKINRNDTVVVQEVATGKTETMKYKKAEALIAEGTWILIN; from the coding sequence ATGAGTTTCATAAACAGTATTATTAAAGTCTTTGTCGGCGATAAGTCGCAGAAAGATGTCAAAGCTTTACAACCTTACTTAAATAAAATTAAAACATTCGAAACTCCTTTAATGAGTCTATCAAACGACGAATTAAGAGGAAGAACCGTTTATTTTAAAGATAAAATCAAAGAAGCTAGAGCTGATAAAGATGCTAAAATTGCTTCGCTTAAAGCTGAAGTAGAAAACATCGAAGACATCGATAAAAGAGAAGACATTTACGATGCTATAGATGCTCTTGAAAAAGAGGCTTATGAAATCTCTGAAAAAACTTTATTGGAAATTCTTCCAGAAGCATTTTCTGTAGTAAAAGAAACGGCTCGCCGCTTTAAAGAAAACTCACATATCGAGGTTACTGCAACTCCAAAAGACCGCGAATTTTCAGCAACAAAAACATATATTACTATTGAAGGTGACAAAGCAATTTGGGCTAACAAATGGAATGCTGCTGGAAAAGACATCACTTGGGACATGATTCACTATGATGTTCAGTTAATTGGTGGTATGGTACTACACGAAGGTAAAGTTGCCGAAATGCAAACAGGAGAAGGTAAAACTTTAGTTGCTACCCTTCCACTTTACTTAAACGCTTTGACAGGAAACGGAGTTCACTTAGTAACGGTGAATGACTACTTGGCAAAACGTGATAGCACATGGAAAGCTCCTTTATTTGAATTCCACGGTTTATCTGTTGACTGTATCGATAATCACCAGCCAAGTACAGAACAAAGAAAGAAAGCATACGACGCCGATATCACTTACGGAACTAACAACGAGTTTGGTTTTGACTACTTAAGAGATAACATGGCGCACTCGCCAAGCGATTTAGTTCAGAGAAAACACAATTTTGCAATTGTCGACGAGGTTGACTCTGTATTAATTGATGACGCTAGAACACCGCTTATCATTTCTGGCCCAGTTCCTCAAGGAGATCGTCACGAATTCAACGAATTGAAACCAAAAATCGAAAACTTAGTTGCACAACAACGTCAGTTAGCAAATGGTTTCTTAGCTGAAGCTAAAAAATTAATCAAAGAAGGAAATACTAAAGAAGGTGGTTTCTTATTATTAAGAGCTTACAGATCTTTACCTAAAAATAAAGCATTAATTAAATTTTTAAGTGAAGAAGGAATTAAACAATTGCTTCAAAAAACTGAAAATCAATACATGCAAGATAACAATCGCGAAATGCACAAAGTAGACGAAGCTTTGTATTTTGTGATTGAAGAAAAAAACAATCAAGTAGAATTGACAGACAATGGTATTAAATACCTTTCTGGAGATACAGATGCAGATTTCTTCGTTTTACCAGACATTGGTACAGAAATCGCAGCGATTGAAAAACAAAAATTAGATAAAGACGCTGAAGCTGAAGCTAAAGAAAGATTATTCCAAGATTTCGGAGTAAAAAGCGAGCGTATCCATACTCTTACTCAACTTTTAAAAGCTTACGCTTTATTCGAAAAAGATGTAGAGTATGTTATCATGGACAACAAAATTATGATTGTCGATGAGCAAACAGGTCGTATCATGGACGGACGCCGTTACTCTGATGGTCTTCACCAAGCGATCGAAGCAAAAGAAAACGTAAAAATCGAAGCTGCAACTCAAACTTTTGCAACTGTTACATTACAGAACTATTTCAGAATGTACAACAAACTGGCTGGTATGACTGGTACAGCTGTTACAGAAGCAGGAGAGTTATGGCAGATTTATAAATTAGATGTTGTTGAAATTCCAACAAACCGCGGAATTGCAAGAATTGACAAAGAAGATTACATCTACAAAACAACGCGTGAGAAATTTAACGCTGTAATTGAAGACGTTACTGAATTATCTCAAGCAGGAAGACCTGTATTGATTGGAACAACTTCTGTAGAGATTTCAGAATTATTAAGCCGTATGCTTAAAATGAGAGGAATCACTCACAACGTATTGAATGCTAAAATGCACAAGCAAGAGGCACAAATCGTTGAAGAAGCTGGTAAAGCTGGAGTTGTAACTATTGCAACAAACATGGCTGGTCGTGGTACCGATATTAAATTATCTCCAGAAGTAAAAGCTGCGGGAGGTTTGGCAATCGTAGGTACAGAGCGTCATGACTCTCGTCGTGTAGACAGACAGTTACGTGGTCGTTCTGGTCGTCAAGGAGACCCAGGAAGTTCTCAATTCTACGTTTCTCTTGAAGACAACTTAATGCGTTTATTTGGTTCTGAAAGAGTTGCGAAAGTAATGGATAGAATGGGATTAAAAGAAGGTGAAGTGATTCAGCATTCTATGATGACTAAATCTATCGAACGCGCTCAGAAAAAAGTAGAAGAAAACAACTTTGGTGTTCGTAAACGTTTATTAGAATATGATGACGTAATGAACTCTCAACGTGAAGTAGTTTACAAACGTCGTCGTCACGCATTGTTCGGAGAGCGTTTGAAACTGGATATCGCAAACATGCTTTATGATACTTGCGAATTAATTGTAAGCAATAATAAAGTAGCAAATGATTTTAAAGGATTTGAATTTGATTTAATTCGTTATTTCGGAATCACATCTCCAATTTCAGAAGCTGATTTCACGAAATTAAATGATATCGAAGTTACAGGAAAAGTATATAAAGAAGCTTTAGCATTCTACACAGAAAAAACTGAAAGAAGCGCAAGAGAAGCTTTCCCAATTATCAAAGGAGTTTACGAAGAGCCAAACAATCATTTTGAAAGAATTGTAGTTCCATTTACTGACGGAATCAAAACTTTGAATGTGGTAACAGACTTGAAAAAAGCTTACGATAGCGAAGGTGCTCAATTGATTGCTGATTTTGAGAAAAACATCACGCTTTCTATTGTTGATGAAGCTTGGAAAAAACATTTACGTAAAATGGACGAATTAAAACAATCTGTTCAATTGGCTGTTCACGAACAAAAAGATCCATTGCTTATTTACAAATTAGAAGCTTTCAATTTGTTTAGAGGAATGTTAGACAACGTTAACAAAGAAGTTATTTCATTCTTATTCAAAGGTGATTTGCCAGCTCAAAACGTTCCTGAAATTCACGAAGCAAGAGAAGTGGCTCGTCCAAAAGAAAATTTACAATTAAGTAAAGACGAAATCCCAAACAGTGAGAGCATCAACCGTGAAGCTGGAGAAACTCAACAACGCCAAGTTACTGAAACTATCGTTAGAGATATGCCAAAAATCAACAGAAACGATACTGTTGTAGTTCAAGAAGTTGCTACTGGTAAAACGGAAACAATGAAGTACAAAAAAGCAGAAGCTTTAATCGCTGAAGGAACTTGGATTTTGATTAACTAA
- a CDS encoding PepSY-associated TM helix domain-containing protein — MNKETNKKSLKKDSKFIKKVKQNMYKWHRVIGLITIVPVIFWTFSGLMHPFMAHFFKPEIAHDKIEQAIIDKNQLHYSIQEVLLKNEISQFKNFRIVTFNNSTYYQIKTILGELWYYNVSTAKKLENGDQKYAEWLSRYFLDDQKSPVKNTEILTEFTAQYKYVNRYLPVYKLSFDRSDAMQVYVETSSSKLATYNPISRQAFIWFFDTFHNWSFIDAISNNSIRIITMIFLLSIIGFSALSGILIYGLLWKQFKKTDSLTPKKGLRKYHRQIGIWVSLFTLTFAFSGAYHATTKWAPYTLSQMVYEPTFVTKEIPSANNNLNLDWNRFQNISLITLNDSTYYRCQLLEKETKRFKIPKSDSKWNKKEDSKSEVVYINATTNKVAPNLDLEYAEFLAYYFTDGTPKASCCEMIDTSEDDSQPSFENIKLLESKVLTDFDSREYGFVNKRLPVVKLAYDTPEKTTYFIETSTSRLAAVVDNSDLVEGYSFAILHKFLFMDWAGKNIRDLATVLAALSILIVSILGFVLFLKK; from the coding sequence ATGAATAAAGAAACCAATAAAAAATCTTTGAAAAAAGATTCCAAATTCATCAAAAAAGTCAAACAAAACATGTACAAATGGCATCGTGTTATTGGATTGATTACAATTGTTCCGGTAATTTTCTGGACATTTTCTGGTTTGATGCATCCATTTATGGCGCACTTTTTCAAACCTGAAATTGCTCATGACAAAATCGAACAAGCCATTATCGATAAAAATCAATTGCATTATTCTATTCAAGAGGTTTTACTGAAAAATGAAATATCGCAATTCAAAAATTTTAGAATTGTCACTTTTAATAATTCAACTTATTATCAAATAAAAACTATTCTTGGCGAACTTTGGTATTATAATGTTTCGACTGCTAAAAAACTAGAAAACGGAGATCAAAAATATGCCGAATGGCTTTCTCGTTATTTCTTAGACGATCAAAAAAGTCCTGTAAAAAATACTGAAATTCTAACCGAATTTACTGCACAATACAAATATGTAAATCGGTATTTACCAGTTTATAAATTAAGCTTTGACCGTTCAGATGCTATGCAAGTATATGTAGAAACCTCATCTAGCAAACTGGCAACTTATAACCCAATTTCTCGACAAGCTTTTATCTGGTTTTTCGACACTTTTCACAATTGGTCTTTTATAGATGCCATAAGCAACAATAGCATCCGAATTATTACAATGATTTTCTTATTGTCAATTATTGGGTTTTCTGCCTTGAGCGGGATTCTAATTTATGGTTTGCTTTGGAAACAATTCAAAAAAACAGATAGTTTAACGCCAAAAAAAGGATTGAGAAAATACCATCGTCAAATTGGAATCTGGGTTTCGCTTTTTACTTTGACTTTTGCTTTTAGCGGTGCGTATCATGCGACTACAAAATGGGCGCCTTACACGTTATCGCAAATGGTTTACGAACCAACTTTTGTGACCAAAGAAATTCCTAGTGCAAACAATAATCTTAATTTAGATTGGAATCGTTTTCAAAACATCAGTTTAATTACATTGAATGACTCTACTTATTATAGATGTCAATTGCTTGAAAAAGAAACTAAAAGGTTCAAAATACCAAAATCAGATTCAAAATGGAATAAAAAAGAAGATTCAAAATCTGAAGTGGTTTACATTAATGCCACAACAAATAAAGTTGCACCAAATCTCGATTTAGAATATGCTGAGTTTTTAGCTTATTATTTTACTGACGGAACTCCAAAAGCTTCTTGTTGCGAAATGATTGATACTTCAGAAGATGATTCTCAACCTTCTTTTGAAAATATAAAATTGCTTGAGTCAAAAGTTTTAACCGATTTTGATAGCAGAGAATATGGTTTTGTAAACAAAAGGCTTCCTGTCGTGAAATTGGCCTATGACACGCCAGAAAAAACAACTTATTTTATTGAAACCTCAACATCAAGGTTGGCCGCGGTTGTCGATAATTCAGATCTAGTTGAAGGCTATTCTTTTGCCATTCTTCATAAATTTTTATTTATGGATTGGGCAGGAAAAAATATTCGGGATTTAGCGACTGTTTTGGCCGCGCTTTCAATTTTAATTGTGAGTATTTTAGGTTTTGTTCTTTTTCTGAAAAAGTAA
- a CDS encoding aspartyl/asparaginyl beta-hydroxylase domain-containing protein — MNPSSCQLPISFSIEKLQNDLLTCENNLWTPHFNTYRYEGNWTSVSLRSQSGLETDILSFADKEYKNTPLLDSCPYFKEIMDWFQCEKEAVRLLRLGPQSEIKEHVDNDTSYEDGFFRIHVPIVTNSEVYFYVDKKLVPMKMGECWYANFQLPHSVQNKSAEPRIHLTLDCIRNDWSDELFSKMGFDLNFVPKRQYSDEVKRQIIAELLRNPSETNAKIIAEIQSQMNL; from the coding sequence ATGAATCCTTCTTCTTGTCAGCTTCCCATTTCTTTTTCGATAGAAAAACTGCAAAATGATTTATTGACTTGTGAAAATAATCTCTGGACGCCACATTTTAATACTTATCGATATGAGGGAAATTGGACAAGCGTTTCTTTGCGGTCACAATCTGGTTTAGAAACCGATATACTTTCTTTTGCTGACAAAGAATATAAAAACACGCCTTTGCTTGACAGCTGTCCTTATTTTAAAGAAATAATGGATTGGTTTCAGTGTGAAAAAGAAGCGGTGAGACTATTAAGACTTGGACCTCAAAGCGAAATTAAAGAACACGTTGACAATGATACTTCTTATGAAGATGGTTTTTTCAGAATTCATGTTCCTATTGTTACGAACTCTGAAGTTTATTTTTATGTAGATAAAAAACTAGTTCCAATGAAAATGGGAGAGTGCTGGTATGCCAATTTTCAATTACCACATAGTGTTCAGAACAAAAGTGCTGAACCTAGAATTCACTTAACGCTTGATTGCATCAGAAATGATTGGTCTGATGAATTGTTTTCTAAAATGGGTTTTGATTTGAATTTTGTACCCAAGAGACAATATTCAGATGAGGTTAAGCGGCAGATTATTGCAGAGCTTTTAAGAAATCCATCTGAAACTAACGCTAAGATTATTGCCGAAATTCAATCACAAATGAATTTATAA